From one Sphingomonas naphthae genomic stretch:
- a CDS encoding cryptochrome/photolyase family protein yields MTLLIPILGDQLSHDLASLRDVGKSDTVLLLMEVAEETTYVRHHKRKIALILAAMRHFAEEARAAGWTVDYVRLDDPENSGSFTGEVARAVSRHSPHAIRIVEPGEWRVREMIDGWAARFDLPVEIISDDRFICGILEFQTWAQSRNDLVMEFFYREMRRKTGLLMTADGQPEGGAWNLDKENRAPPKRGLNYPEPMHFTPDDVTNDVIATVAALFGDHFGRLEKFALPVTAAQARRALAHFVRTALPDFGTYQDAMVTGQDWLYHSWLSPALNLGLLTPLEVAQAAADAYAAGTVPLNAAEGFIRQIIGWREYVRGYYWLEMPDVATANALEATRPLPEFYWTGETDMRCMAEAIRNTRDHAYAHHIQRLMVLGNFAMLAGVRPQDVADWFLVVYADAYEWVELPNVIGMSQHADGGRLATKPYAGGGSYINRMSDHCGGCRYDVKLKVGPDACPLNALYWDFLARHERRFRRNRRMVQMYANWDRMKPEVRDAYRASAATFLDPIEPAARGWAR; encoded by the coding sequence ATGACCCTCCTCATACCGATCCTGGGCGATCAACTCTCGCATGATCTGGCCTCCTTGCGCGACGTGGGCAAGAGCGACACCGTGCTGCTGCTGATGGAGGTCGCGGAAGAGACCACCTATGTGCGCCATCACAAACGCAAGATCGCGCTGATCCTGGCGGCTATGCGCCATTTTGCCGAGGAAGCCCGCGCAGCGGGCTGGACGGTCGACTATGTCCGGCTCGACGACCCAGAGAATAGCGGCAGCTTTACAGGCGAGGTCGCGCGGGCCGTATCGCGCCACAGTCCTCATGCAATCCGGATCGTCGAACCAGGTGAGTGGCGCGTCCGGGAGATGATCGATGGCTGGGCCGCACGGTTTGACCTGCCGGTCGAGATCATCAGCGACGATCGCTTCATCTGCGGCATATTGGAGTTCCAGACCTGGGCGCAGTCGCGCAATGATCTGGTGATGGAGTTCTTTTACCGGGAGATGCGCCGCAAGACGGGCCTGCTGATGACCGCCGACGGCCAGCCGGAAGGCGGTGCGTGGAACCTCGACAAAGAAAACCGCGCACCGCCCAAGCGCGGCCTGAACTATCCCGAGCCCATGCATTTCACGCCAGACGACGTCACGAACGACGTGATAGCGACGGTTGCGGCGCTGTTCGGCGATCATTTCGGACGGCTGGAAAAATTCGCGCTGCCCGTTACGGCGGCCCAGGCCCGGCGCGCGCTGGCCCATTTCGTCCGGACCGCTCTGCCCGATTTCGGCACCTACCAAGATGCCATGGTGACAGGGCAGGACTGGCTCTACCATAGCTGGCTCAGCCCCGCGTTGAACCTCGGCCTGCTGACACCGCTGGAGGTCGCGCAGGCCGCCGCCGACGCCTATGCTGCCGGCACCGTGCCGCTCAACGCTGCTGAGGGCTTTATCCGCCAGATCATTGGTTGGCGCGAATATGTGCGCGGCTATTACTGGCTGGAGATGCCGGACGTCGCGACGGCCAACGCGCTGGAGGCGACGCGGCCATTGCCGGAATTCTATTGGACCGGCGAGACTGACATGCGGTGCATGGCGGAAGCGATCCGCAACACCCGCGACCATGCTTATGCGCACCACATCCAGCGATTGATGGTCCTGGGCAATTTCGCGATGCTGGCGGGCGTGCGACCGCAGGACGTCGCCGACTGGTTTCTGGTGGTCTATGCCGACGCCTATGAGTGGGTCGAGTTACCCAATGTCATCGGCATGAGCCAGCACGCCGATGGTGGCCGCCTGGCGACCAAGCCCTATGCCGGCGGCGGCTCCTATATCAACCGTATGTCGGACCATTGCGGCGGCTGTCGCTACGATGTGAAGCTGAAGGTCGGCCCCGATGCCTGTCCGCTCAACGCCCTCTACTGGGACTTTCTGGCGCGCCATGAACGCCGCTTTCGCCGCAATCGTCGTATGGTGCAGATGTACGCCAACTGGGACCGGATGAAACCGGAAGTCCGCGACGCTTATCGTGCCAGCGCCGCGACCTTTCTGGACCCCATCGAACCGGCAGCGCGAGGCTGGGCGCGCTGA
- a CDS encoding VOC family protein has product MLFHTMIGSNDIERSKRFYNEVLGVLGMGEATPNIADSGHTRLIYGNGAGTNFIVTQPINDEPATVANGATVAFSCDSPEQVKRLHDVAVSAGGTSIEAAPGPRDTANMGTIELAYFRDPDGNKLCGIHFPN; this is encoded by the coding sequence GTGCTTTTCCACACGATGATTGGATCGAACGACATTGAGCGATCCAAACGCTTCTACAATGAAGTGCTTGGTGTCCTGGGCATGGGCGAGGCAACGCCAAACATAGCCGACAGTGGCCACACACGCCTCATTTACGGAAATGGCGCTGGTACGAATTTCATCGTTACGCAGCCTATTAACGATGAACCGGCGACGGTAGCAAATGGTGCCACCGTCGCTTTTTCGTGCGACTCACCTGAGCAAGTAAAGCGGCTTCACGACGTCGCAGTGTCTGCTGGCGGCACATCGATCGAGGCGGCCCCTGGGCCCCGCGATACAGCAAACATGGGAACGATCGAACTGGCTTATTTTCGTGACCCCGACGGTAACAAGCTTTGCGGAATTCATTTTCCCAATTAA
- a CDS encoding DUF3883 domain-containing protein, whose product MKSDNPIEQRYEADLLGNIQQALAGLQGFEVMALELIQNADDAGAAEMRFDVRRGGLHVWNSAKFSSCGLSEHVCPMIETDGRPCNFHAISKMGSRNKISVGSQIGRFGIGFVSVYQITDGPTVRSLDLEMRLDPLRGRSPARKVAPVVGTEFDLPWADRPSPTRAGLRASPTPADVVDIMVERLRFALEGGLIFLRNLTHVELLIEGALDQAITIRRRDNHLVIRREPDGRETQWRIITADAQGLVDERDLRGRFAMLSELDRDTKVSIAIPLSDDRVDGLVYAFLPTEQPTRLPFHVNADFFPRPDRRSIVLGGEQHDRHWNEAMLQTAATAVAEDFGELTGLLGARRLWALIGAAHAIREDQAFGCFWAAFSEAAALHECAWTVGEQWASIASTLLAPSVLGASELIALEAVGIGIMHPDLRSSWSALQALGSKSLMLSSVVAGLEAYAAAGSDWDADHRQDLWSAVGKMLAALPKPLAMQSLQTRLKAVPFLSDDRGQPASGSRLRILPQGVDRARIGTLAPGVAIVDQRVLSVPLVAALVPTLDLAEVARALASVIATQDDAARIIGETDDEVRDFYATLVALPRRPTDTVALAALTQVPILRTHETFAAPARALLPGGFVDPVGHLSVVEAALMGPAMREFAETALEVRVLSFGEFIRRHLSDLVAADPTRDQYRALMREIAGHWHELASAGALDLLRRAAFIRTRDGGFAEPGDCYFRTAELETLLGEDQSRWVEDDWIPRDSLPVLQDLFETHLGMPRRASINHVVARMDHLVSFDLSERTSRAVNSVARHLIDRMRTLSQADRISLQRLRTLAWIPALLDGEPTGTWHLPGAVHRPFQAAGFASQARVADLPVFRRTAAGQALPDFLTLIGMPDLPPLDVVVAHLEHCMATGRQVSDVTYQILSTGLDRPEAAAIERLRGRPFIWAPALKTFLDADHVFWEAPPFRAHWHPASTLMMQRAALYRELDVVDVPEVRHYALLACELAQRAERSAADLAVHQACLAYLANALDAGDVGADDAIAELHDTSSLISLEGDPVDPADAIWCDADWLAAPFAGALDHALVATPPCRPATAARLFRALRSDRLSRIARLVLGAEPDRTPCKAADGLLAERGDLLLWLTGDAKTRVRLFAELAQLTVQTSSSLQVLAELPESTPPARSAPSVAPAFYEAATATLHVAVGQQAELDWSSAFRALFSHLDMLATEADARHLPITALMIMTSPSRASAEHVLRTAGFAPPADHNLDGLEGTPGFDAFEDVLSPDEIDANGEAADGDDDAVTEEEQDASSNETERNEGATHDDADQEQPAQGDDWDDDEPFRSKKATGDFGKGSERSTSDPSAVQSGIGQPGWTGGGGGGSGTGGGAGGGRAPHAGLGTQSSGGVSPGGASTQAGGEPRERQTRRSRLLAYVATSAHAASLEQSTPSERERVELAQVDVAAIEAVLRYERAKGREPEEQAHNNPGFDIRSMSAGGVVARLIEVKGLTSDWTERGVRLSSVQFAMAREHPEAFWIYVVENARDPDRQVVHAIANPFAKVTEYWFDHGWRDVREESASARELRLRAGERIRHSHYGMGVIERVELRTVPQYVTIRFRIDGLKRLPFNSLLTFPT is encoded by the coding sequence ATGAAGTCGGACAACCCAATCGAGCAGCGTTACGAAGCCGACTTGCTCGGCAACATCCAGCAGGCACTCGCGGGTCTCCAGGGCTTCGAGGTCATGGCGCTCGAACTCATCCAAAACGCCGACGACGCGGGCGCCGCCGAGATGCGGTTCGATGTCAGGCGCGGCGGCCTCCACGTCTGGAACAGCGCGAAATTCAGTAGCTGCGGGCTGTCGGAGCACGTCTGCCCCATGATCGAGACGGACGGCAGACCGTGTAATTTTCACGCGATCTCGAAGATGGGTAGCCGCAACAAGATCAGTGTCGGCTCGCAGATCGGACGCTTCGGCATCGGATTCGTTTCCGTCTACCAGATCACCGACGGCCCGACAGTCCGCTCGCTGGACCTTGAGATGCGCCTCGACCCGCTCCGTGGCCGCAGCCCCGCGCGAAAGGTAGCACCAGTCGTAGGCACGGAGTTCGACCTGCCATGGGCGGATCGGCCATCGCCAACGCGGGCCGGACTTCGCGCCTCTCCGACGCCGGCCGACGTCGTGGATATCATGGTCGAGCGCCTGCGCTTCGCGCTCGAGGGTGGGCTGATCTTCCTTCGCAACCTTACGCACGTCGAGCTCTTGATCGAAGGCGCCCTCGACCAGGCCATCACGATCCGCCGGAGAGACAACCATTTGGTGATCCGTCGGGAGCCCGATGGCCGGGAGACCCAGTGGCGCATCATCACAGCCGATGCGCAAGGATTGGTTGACGAGCGTGACCTCCGGGGGCGCTTCGCGATGCTGTCGGAACTAGACCGCGACACCAAGGTCAGCATCGCGATTCCGCTCTCGGACGACCGGGTCGATGGCCTCGTCTACGCCTTCCTCCCGACCGAGCAGCCGACGCGATTGCCCTTCCACGTCAACGCCGACTTCTTTCCTCGGCCGGACCGCCGATCGATCGTGCTCGGCGGAGAGCAGCATGACCGGCACTGGAACGAGGCGATGCTCCAGACTGCCGCCACGGCCGTGGCCGAGGATTTCGGGGAACTCACCGGATTGCTCGGCGCGCGTCGGCTCTGGGCGCTAATAGGGGCGGCGCACGCAATCCGCGAGGATCAGGCCTTCGGTTGTTTCTGGGCGGCGTTCTCTGAAGCCGCGGCCCTCCACGAATGCGCGTGGACGGTCGGAGAACAATGGGCGTCGATCGCCTCGACCCTGCTCGCACCTTCCGTGCTTGGCGCGAGCGAGCTCATCGCGCTCGAGGCCGTCGGCATCGGTATCATGCACCCTGACCTGAGGAGCAGCTGGTCCGCCTTGCAGGCGCTGGGCTCGAAGTCGCTTATGCTTTCCTCAGTCGTGGCGGGGCTCGAGGCCTACGCGGCGGCTGGGTCGGACTGGGATGCCGATCACCGGCAGGACCTGTGGAGCGCCGTCGGCAAGATGCTCGCCGCACTGCCGAAACCTTTGGCGATGCAGTCGCTGCAGACCAGACTGAAGGCCGTTCCATTTCTCTCAGACGATCGCGGTCAGCCCGCCAGCGGTTCAAGGCTCAGGATCCTGCCCCAGGGCGTTGATCGTGCGAGGATCGGCACATTGGCGCCCGGCGTGGCGATCGTCGACCAGCGGGTTCTGAGCGTTCCGCTGGTTGCCGCCCTCGTCCCAACGCTCGATCTCGCCGAAGTGGCGCGAGCTCTGGCGTCCGTGATCGCGACGCAGGACGACGCGGCGCGGATCATCGGCGAGACGGACGACGAAGTACGCGACTTCTATGCGACCCTTGTGGCACTGCCGCGCAGGCCGACGGACACCGTGGCGCTGGCCGCGCTTACACAGGTCCCGATCCTTCGCACGCATGAGACGTTCGCCGCGCCGGCCCGGGCGCTGCTGCCCGGCGGATTCGTCGATCCCGTCGGCCACCTGTCGGTGGTTGAGGCGGCGCTGATGGGCCCGGCGATGCGCGAGTTCGCCGAAACCGCGCTCGAGGTGCGCGTGCTGTCCTTCGGCGAATTCATACGCCGCCATCTCAGCGACCTCGTCGCAGCCGACCCGACCCGCGACCAGTATCGCGCACTGATGCGCGAGATTGCTGGTCATTGGCACGAGCTCGCGTCCGCTGGCGCGCTCGACCTTCTTCGGCGAGCGGCCTTCATCCGCACGCGAGACGGCGGGTTCGCCGAACCGGGTGACTGCTATTTCAGGACCGCGGAACTCGAGACCCTGCTAGGCGAGGACCAGTCACGCTGGGTGGAAGACGACTGGATACCCCGCGATAGTTTGCCAGTGCTTCAGGACCTTTTCGAGACGCATCTCGGCATGCCTCGTCGCGCATCGATCAATCATGTCGTCGCCCGGATGGACCATCTGGTTTCCTTCGATCTGTCGGAACGGACGTCGCGCGCGGTCAATAGCGTCGCACGACACCTCATCGATCGAATGAGGACGCTGTCCCAGGCGGACCGGATCAGTCTGCAGCGGCTGCGCACGCTCGCCTGGATACCTGCCCTGCTCGATGGAGAGCCCACCGGAACTTGGCATCTGCCGGGCGCGGTGCACAGACCCTTCCAGGCGGCGGGCTTCGCGTCGCAGGCGCGGGTCGCGGATCTACCCGTTTTTCGTCGAACCGCCGCTGGGCAGGCGCTGCCCGATTTCCTGACATTGATCGGCATGCCGGATCTGCCGCCGCTCGACGTGGTGGTGGCCCATCTCGAGCATTGCATGGCGACGGGGCGGCAGGTGTCTGACGTCACCTATCAGATCCTGAGCACCGGCCTCGACCGTCCCGAAGCAGCTGCGATCGAGCGGCTGCGCGGCAGGCCGTTCATCTGGGCGCCTGCACTCAAGACGTTCCTAGATGCCGATCACGTCTTTTGGGAGGCTCCGCCGTTCCGCGCGCACTGGCATCCCGCATCGACATTGATGATGCAACGCGCCGCACTTTATCGTGAACTGGACGTCGTCGACGTGCCGGAGGTGCGGCACTACGCCTTGCTTGCCTGCGAACTCGCCCAACGGGCCGAACGCTCGGCAGCCGACCTCGCCGTCCATCAGGCCTGCCTCGCGTATCTCGCGAACGCCCTGGACGCTGGCGACGTGGGGGCGGACGACGCCATCGCTGAGCTGCACGACACGTCCTCGCTGATCAGCCTTGAAGGGGACCCTGTCGATCCGGCCGACGCTATCTGGTGCGACGCCGACTGGCTCGCCGCGCCGTTCGCCGGCGCGCTCGACCATGCTCTCGTGGCGACGCCGCCATGCCGGCCAGCGACTGCAGCCCGGCTGTTCCGAGCGCTCCGCTCTGATCGCCTGTCGCGCATCGCTCGGCTCGTGCTGGGGGCTGAGCCCGACCGAACGCCGTGCAAGGCAGCGGACGGATTGCTTGCTGAACGTGGCGATCTGCTGCTCTGGCTGACGGGCGATGCGAAAACGAGAGTCCGTCTTTTCGCCGAACTGGCGCAACTGACAGTCCAGACCAGCTCATCGCTCCAGGTCTTGGCCGAACTGCCAGAATCGACGCCGCCCGCGCGGTCCGCACCATCCGTTGCGCCCGCTTTCTACGAAGCCGCGACCGCGACGCTACACGTCGCGGTGGGCCAACAGGCCGAACTGGACTGGAGCTCGGCTTTCCGTGCGCTCTTCTCCCACTTGGACATGCTCGCGACGGAAGCCGACGCACGCCATTTGCCGATCACCGCGCTGATGATCATGACCTCTCCGAGCCGCGCGAGCGCCGAGCATGTGCTGCGCACCGCCGGGTTCGCACCGCCTGCCGACCACAATCTCGATGGGTTGGAAGGCACTCCCGGATTTGACGCATTCGAGGATGTCCTGTCTCCAGACGAGATTGATGCCAATGGCGAGGCGGCTGACGGCGACGACGATGCGGTGACCGAGGAAGAGCAGGACGCCAGCTCCAACGAAACTGAGCGGAACGAAGGCGCAACCCACGACGATGCGGATCAGGAGCAACCTGCGCAGGGAGATGACTGGGACGACGATGAGCCGTTCCGTTCGAAGAAGGCGACAGGTGACTTCGGCAAGGGTTCGGAGCGGAGCACATCTGATCCATCGGCTGTCCAGTCGGGGATTGGCCAACCGGGCTGGACCGGTGGCGGCGGGGGTGGCTCAGGAACGGGCGGCGGTGCTGGCGGCGGCCGAGCGCCGCACGCTGGCCTAGGAACGCAATCGAGTGGTGGCGTCAGTCCGGGTGGAGCGTCGACGCAGGCCGGTGGCGAGCCACGCGAGCGGCAGACGCGGCGCAGCCGCCTGCTCGCCTACGTTGCAACGAGTGCGCATGCCGCGTCGCTGGAACAGTCGACTCCATCGGAGCGCGAGCGGGTCGAGCTCGCGCAGGTTGATGTCGCGGCGATCGAGGCGGTCCTTCGCTACGAGCGCGCCAAGGGGCGCGAGCCGGAGGAGCAGGCGCATAACAACCCGGGCTTCGACATCCGGTCGATGTCGGCGGGGGGTGTCGTCGCACGGCTGATCGAGGTTAAGGGGCTAACCAGCGACTGGACCGAGCGCGGCGTGCGGCTCTCGAGCGTCCAGTTCGCTATGGCGCGCGAGCATCCCGAAGCCTTCTGGATCTACGTCGTCGAGAACGCACGCGACCCGGATCGCCAGGTGGTGCACGCGATCGCAAATCCGTTTGCCAAGGTCACCGAGTACTGGTTCGACCACGGCTGGCGCGACGTCCGGGAGGAGTCGGCGAGCGCTCGTGAGTTGCGCCTTCGGGCCGGAGAGCGCATCAGGCATAGCCACTACGGAATGGGCGTGATCGAGCGGGTCGAACTTCGCACCGTTCCACAATACGTCACGATTCGCTTCCGGATCGATGGGCTCAAGAGGCTGCCGTTCAATTCCCTTCTGACCTTTCCGACCTGA
- a CDS encoding UvrD-helicase domain-containing protein has protein sequence MAICYPPAETAESTSAAELKLLRACESKLGDDWLVFHSVAWISRASGSGASDGELDMLLCHPRHGILTIEVKGGGIGLDYRTGDWTSTDRNGRVHPIKNPFRQATKAKYGVLEKLKESPAWTRLGIARFVIGHAVFLPDVGDARRLAGPDAPAEITGDAGDLGRLDEWLTRVMAFWEGEDSRRHDQIGPGGVAVVRQIFARSVAARPLLSTRIGEEEVRRLELTRRQMAVLDLLSRHRRVVISGGAGTGKTLIAREKAERLAREGMRTLLVCYNRPLADHVREQVAGIDLLDVASFHQLCDRWVKRAHAKLGRDLMAETRRDFPGADHFDVILPMALALAVDAFGPRYDAIVVDEAQDFALEFWMPIEMLLTGGEDAPLYIFIDENQDLYRRATELPIKTPPATLDRNCRNTGHIHAAAYRYYRGDAVEAPEIEGTRVETLIAGDLAKQARAIAATVTRLVTEEGVAPHDIAVLLCAAGAKAEAEAALAANAIPRSASWGRLESYGQCVITVDTVARFKGLERAVVILWIDGCDPALQRETFYVGLSRAKSVLYLCGTQDACRTAMK, from the coding sequence ATGGCGATCTGCTATCCTCCCGCGGAAACCGCCGAGAGCACTTCCGCCGCCGAGCTGAAGCTGTTGCGGGCTTGCGAGAGCAAGCTCGGAGACGACTGGCTCGTGTTCCATTCCGTAGCCTGGATATCGCGGGCATCGGGCTCGGGCGCGTCCGACGGGGAACTCGATATGCTACTTTGCCATCCCCGGCACGGCATTCTCACCATCGAGGTCAAGGGCGGCGGGATCGGACTCGACTATCGGACCGGCGACTGGACATCGACTGACCGGAACGGTCGCGTGCACCCCATCAAGAACCCATTTCGTCAGGCCACCAAGGCCAAGTACGGCGTCCTGGAGAAGCTCAAGGAAAGCCCGGCCTGGACGCGGCTGGGAATCGCTCGCTTCGTCATTGGACACGCGGTCTTCCTGCCAGATGTTGGCGACGCTCGGCGACTGGCGGGACCCGATGCTCCGGCCGAAATAACCGGCGACGCTGGCGACCTCGGGCGGCTTGACGAATGGCTGACCCGGGTGATGGCGTTCTGGGAGGGCGAGGACAGCCGCCGGCACGATCAGATCGGTCCTGGCGGGGTCGCGGTGGTGCGCCAGATCTTTGCACGTTCCGTGGCGGCAAGGCCGTTGCTGTCGACGCGCATCGGCGAGGAAGAGGTCCGCCGCCTCGAACTAACCCGCCGGCAGATGGCCGTCCTCGATCTGCTGTCGCGACACCGCCGCGTGGTGATCAGCGGCGGCGCGGGAACGGGCAAGACTCTAATCGCGCGCGAAAAGGCGGAGCGACTCGCGCGTGAAGGGATGCGCACACTCCTGGTCTGCTACAACCGGCCGCTCGCCGATCATGTGCGCGAGCAGGTGGCGGGGATCGACCTACTGGACGTCGCGTCGTTCCATCAGCTCTGCGATCGCTGGGTAAAACGCGCCCACGCCAAGCTTGGTCGTGACCTTATGGCTGAAACCCGAAGGGACTTTCCGGGCGCCGACCACTTCGATGTCATTCTGCCTATGGCCCTGGCCCTCGCGGTTGATGCGTTCGGTCCGAGATACGACGCTATCGTCGTTGACGAGGCGCAGGACTTCGCGCTCGAGTTCTGGATGCCAATCGAGATGCTGCTGACGGGCGGGGAGGACGCGCCGCTCTACATCTTCATCGACGAGAACCAGGACCTCTACCGGCGCGCGACCGAACTGCCAATCAAGACGCCGCCCGCGACGCTCGACCGGAACTGCCGCAACACGGGGCACATCCACGCCGCGGCTTACCGCTACTACCGCGGCGACGCCGTTGAGGCTCCGGAGATCGAAGGCACGCGGGTGGAGACGCTTATCGCCGGCGACCTCGCGAAGCAGGCACGGGCGATCGCTGCCACCGTGACCAGGCTCGTAACGGAGGAGGGAGTAGCGCCTCACGACATCGCCGTGCTGCTGTGCGCGGCCGGCGCCAAGGCGGAAGCCGAGGCGGCGCTGGCGGCTAACGCCATCCCGCGATCGGCTTCTTGGGGCAGGCTGGAGAGCTACGGGCAATGTGTGATCACCGTTGACACGGTGGCGCGCTTCAAGGGCTTGGAGCGCGCGGTCGTGATCCTGTGGATCGACGGCTGTGATCCTGCGCTCCAGCGCGAGACCTTTTACGTCGGCCTGTCGCGAGCCAAGTCCGTTCTCTATCTCTGTGGGACGCAGGACGCCTGCCGGACGGCGATGAAGTGA
- a CDS encoding molybdopterin-dependent oxidoreductase, protein MDRLDAELAAETSRRRFLQNAALGGAAIAAAPALAQGITQGLTDLHLPGGNAQRPMTSAFPGKGSMILQRIHPPLLETPMAVFDRDVFTPNDQFFVRWHWADIPTSIDVDAFRLTIRGHVNKPIAINLEQLMRLPRVEMAAVNQCSGNSRGLFQPRVPGAQWGNGAMGNAKWLGVRLRDVLDLAGVKAGAVQVRFGALDQPVVAGAPDFEKALDIDHARDGEVMIAFGMNGTQLPLLNGFPIRLIVPGWYSTYWVKMLNDIEVLPGPDDEYWMAKAYKIPATPGANVKPGAKDFPTVPINRMIPRSWVTSLGEGQRIAHEASIPLGGIAMGGDCGVARVDVSTDGGRHWFATKLGPDHGKYSFRRWDAQVPLPGPGKTSLMSRCWNTAGVAQPMAPIWNPGGFMRGNIETTTIVTA, encoded by the coding sequence ATGGACAGACTGGATGCCGAGCTCGCGGCCGAAACAAGCCGCCGCCGTTTCCTGCAGAATGCCGCGCTCGGCGGTGCAGCCATCGCCGCTGCGCCTGCGCTGGCGCAGGGCATCACGCAGGGGCTGACCGACCTGCATCTCCCCGGCGGCAATGCGCAGCGCCCGATGACGAGCGCATTTCCCGGCAAGGGCAGCATGATCCTCCAGCGCATCCATCCGCCCTTGCTCGAAACACCGATGGCTGTCTTTGACCGCGACGTGTTCACCCCCAATGATCAGTTCTTCGTGCGCTGGCACTGGGCGGACATCCCGACCTCGATCGACGTCGATGCTTTCAGGCTCACTATCCGCGGTCACGTCAACAAGCCGATCGCGATCAATCTGGAACAACTGATGCGCCTGCCAAGGGTTGAGATGGCCGCCGTGAACCAGTGCTCGGGCAATTCGCGAGGGCTGTTCCAGCCCCGCGTCCCCGGCGCGCAGTGGGGCAACGGGGCGATGGGCAATGCGAAGTGGCTCGGCGTGCGCCTGCGCGATGTGCTCGATCTGGCCGGGGTGAAGGCGGGGGCCGTCCAGGTTCGTTTCGGCGCTCTCGATCAACCTGTGGTCGCCGGTGCCCCGGACTTCGAGAAGGCGCTCGACATCGATCATGCCCGCGACGGCGAAGTGATGATCGCCTTCGGCATGAACGGCACGCAGCTGCCGCTCCTCAACGGCTTCCCGATCCGGCTGATCGTGCCGGGCTGGTACTCCACCTACTGGGTCAAGATGCTCAACGACATCGAGGTCCTGCCCGGGCCTGACGACGAATACTGGATGGCCAAGGCCTACAAGATCCCGGCGACGCCCGGCGCCAATGTGAAGCCTGGCGCCAAGGACTTCCCGACCGTTCCGATCAACCGCATGATTCCGCGTTCGTGGGTCACCAGTCTGGGCGAAGGTCAGCGGATCGCGCACGAGGCCTCGATCCCGCTTGGCGGCATCGCCATGGGCGGCGACTGCGGCGTGGCACGGGTCGATGTGTCCACCGACGGCGGTCGCCACTGGTTTGCAACCAAGCTCGGACCGGACCACGGGAAGTACAGTTTCCGGCGGTGGGACGCCCAGGTTCCCTTGCCCGGCCCCGGAAAGACGTCGCTTATGTCGCGCTGCTGGAATACGGCAGGCGTCGCACAGCCGATGGCGCCGATCTGGAACCCTGGCGGTTTCATGCGCGGCAATATCGAAACCACTACCATCGTGACGGCATAA
- a CDS encoding TDT family transporter — translation MTTDIKPILEGMRPLSRLDHPREMIRQFTPNWFAATMGTGILALALPQVPGIGASLKPVGEVLWFFNIGLFSLFTALYTARWILFGHEARRIFGHNTVSMFIGTIPMGLATIINGCIAFGIARFGEGIVPVATVLWWIDAAMAVSCGVLIPYFMFTRHQHWLDGMTAVWLLPVVAAEVTAASGGLLAPHLAQDSAQFGMLVTSYILWAYSVPVAFSILALLILRMALHKLPHEGMAASSWLALGPIGTGALGMLVLGGDAPAIMAGHGLADVGTVAQGIGTIAGLLLWGFGLWWLALASLITWRYWRAGIPFNLGWWGYTFPLGVFTVATFRLGTTLHLAFFGIVGTVLTLALALMWMVVAAKTLIGGWRGNLFVSPCIAATN, via the coding sequence ATGACCACGGATATCAAGCCCATCCTCGAAGGGATGCGCCCACTCAGCCGGCTCGATCACCCGCGCGAGATGATCCGCCAGTTCACGCCCAACTGGTTTGCCGCCACCATGGGCACGGGCATTCTTGCGCTGGCCCTCCCGCAGGTGCCGGGCATCGGCGCTTCGCTCAAGCCTGTGGGAGAGGTGCTGTGGTTCTTCAACATCGGGCTCTTCAGCCTTTTCACCGCGCTCTATACCGCGCGCTGGATCCTGTTCGGCCACGAAGCGCGGCGCATCTTCGGCCACAACACCGTATCGATGTTCATCGGCACGATCCCCATGGGCCTCGCCACGATCATCAACGGGTGCATCGCATTCGGTATCGCGCGCTTCGGCGAGGGCATCGTACCGGTCGCCACGGTCTTGTGGTGGATCGACGCCGCCATGGCGGTAAGCTGCGGTGTGCTGATCCCCTACTTCATGTTCACGCGCCACCAGCATTGGCTCGACGGCATGACGGCGGTGTGGCTGCTGCCGGTCGTGGCGGCCGAAGTGACGGCTGCCAGCGGAGGACTGCTGGCGCCGCATCTGGCGCAAGACAGCGCGCAGTTCGGGATGCTCGTCACGTCCTACATCCTGTGGGCCTATTCGGTCCCGGTCGCCTTCAGCATTCTTGCACTGTTGATCCTGCGCATGGCGCTCCACAAGCTGCCGCATGAGGGCATGGCCGCATCGAGCTGGCTGGCGCTTGGCCCGATCGGTACCGGCGCGCTGGGCATGCTGGTTCTGGGCGGCGACGCCCCCGCGATCATGGCTGGGCATGGGCTGGCCGATGTCGGCACTGTCGCCCAAGGCATCGGCACAATCGCCGGTCTGTTGCTGTGGGGCTTTGGCCTCTGGTGGCTGGCGCTCGCCTCGCTCATCACCTGGCGCTACTGGCGGGCAGGTATCCCGTTCAACCTTGGCTGGTGGGGCTATACCTTCCCGCTAGGCGTCTTCACCGTGGCAACCTTTCGCCTTGGCACGACCCTGCACCTTGCCTTCTTCGGTATCGTGGGCACCGTTCTGACCCTGGCGCTTGCCCTGATGTGGATGGTGGTCGCCGCAAAGACCTTGATCGGCGGATGGCGCGGCAATCTCTTCGTATCGCCCTGTATCGCCGCCACAAACTGA